A genome region from Carya illinoinensis cultivar Pawnee chromosome 2, C.illinoinensisPawnee_v1, whole genome shotgun sequence includes the following:
- the LOC122299789 gene encoding replication stress response regulator SDE2 yields the protein MAMEGNNRMYHLFVKLLDGKTLTLRFASPTVSAIAIKSRLHEITRIPSCHQRLLTGVHQISDESTISCPDDGVAIFPTVNLLLRLVGGKGGFGSLLRGAATKAGQKKTNNFDACRDMSGRRLRHVNAEKKLEEWMAEEEQRKLERIAEEFIKKKAKKGKKGVGEGEAEKYVAKYREESERCVAEVLDSVNDAVKRKGGPAGGAEAKRLKIWMGKRKMAESDSDDTDEDGSDEEEEREKSVVLNNGNNSDSSKEAEGSFGSVTGGKHEDAFSGGPSCESGSEEDKETVMQGMVESGGCKVRESLHSDAVEPESNDKKNSRSTTVPCLETALVSESEALPAEKLEEATSELPNGLSAENEDGLESASADAEANSSESKSRVLEETVAGENTEEMEKPLNFDEFNTAAEMEVLGMERLKSELQARGLKCGGTLQERAARIFLLKSTPLDKLPKKLLAKK from the exons ATGGCGATGGAGGGTAATAACAGGATGTACCATCTTTTCGTTAAGCTATTAGACGGCAAAACCCTTACCCTCAGATTCGCCTCCCCAACTGTCTCCGCCATCGCCATCAAGAGCCGTCTCCATGAAATCACCCGAATACCCTCCTGCCACCAGCGCCTCCTCACCGGCGTCCATCAGATCTCTGATGAATCCACGATCTCGTGCCCCGACGACGGCGTGGCGATCTTCCCCACCGTCAATCTCCTCCTCCGCCTTGTCGGCGGAAAGGGAGGGTTCGGTTCGCTCCTGCGTGGTGCCGCGACGAAGGCCGGGCAGAAGAAGACGAATAACTTCGACGCGTGCCGCGACATGAGTGGGCGGCGGCTGCGGCACGTGAATGCGGAGAAGAAGTTGGAGGAGTGGATGGCGGAGGAGGAACAGAGGAAGCTCGAGAGGATAGCTGAGGAGTTCATAAAGAAGAAGGCCAAGAAGGGGAAGAAGGGGGTTGGGGAAGGTGAGGCCGAGAAGTATGTGGCGAAGTATCGGGAGGAGTCGGAACGGTGCGTCGCTGAGGTCCTTGATTCGGTGAACGACGCAGTGAAGCGGAAGGGTGGACCGGCTGGGGGAGCGGAGGCGAAGCGTTTGAAGATTTG GATGGGAAAGCGAAAAATGGCAGAAAGTGATAGCGATGATACGGATGAGGATGGCAGtgatgaggaagaagaaagggagAAATCTGTTGTATTAAATAATGGTAACAATTCTGATTCAAGCAAGGAAGCTGAGGGGAGTTTTGGTTCAGTTACTGGTGGAAAACATGAGGACGCATTTTCTGGTGGACCATCCTGTGAAAGTGGTTCAGAGGAAGACAAAGAGACTGTTATGCAGGGAATGGTGGAATCTGGTGGTTGCAAAGTTAGGGAATCTCTTCATTCTGATGCAGTTGAACCAGAAAGTAATGACAAGAAGAATTCTCGAAGTACAACTGTACCTTGTTTGGAGACTGCATTAGTTTCGGAATCTGAAGCATTGCCAGCTGAAAAGCTGGAAGAAGCAACCAGTGAACTCCCCAATGGCTTGAGTGCAGAAAACGAGGATGGTCTTGAAAGTGCATCAGCTGATGCTGAAGCCAATTCCTCAGAGTCTAAATCTAGAGTTCTTGAGGAAACAGTTGCCGGTGAAAATACTGAAGAAATGGAGAAGCCcctaaattttgatgaatttaatacAGCTGCAGAGATGGAG GTACTTGGCATGGAAAGGTTGAAGTCGGAATTGCAAGCACGTGGATTAAA